The Prunus persica cultivar Lovell chromosome G7, Prunus_persica_NCBIv2, whole genome shotgun sequence genome has a segment encoding these proteins:
- the LOC18771699 gene encoding transcription factor PCL1, with product MREDESNWFSRWEEELPSPEELMPLSQTLITPDLALAFDIRNNNPNNPSSPQNQQPPQPPQPPHTPPPPPPSSLPPATPTHPNSSAEFADSADLGSGAGGEEPARTLKRPRLVWTPQLHKRFVDAVAHLGIKNAVPKTIMQLMSVDGLTRENVASHLQKYRLYLKRMQGLSGGGSGGGGGGGGGLAASADPATDHLFASSPVPAHFLHPHPGGRPNSEHFMPFVPVALQQHHHQQQQQQQQMAAAAAAAVAAHPQYHRQVGHFGSPPNGQFEHPFLARQSSQPVHRMGAPLHNPVPGSYVEDLESANATGGRKVLTLFPTGED from the coding sequence atgaGGGAAGATGAGTCCAATTGGTTCTCCAGGTGGGAAGAAGAGCTTCCTTCACCCGAGGAGCTCATGCCCTTATCCCAAACCCTAATCACTCCTGATCTTGCCTTGGCCTTTGACATCAGAAACAACAACCCCAACAACCCAAGTAGCCCCCAAAACCAACAACCCCCACAACCTCCTCAGCCACCACATACccctccacctcctcctccttcctcCTTGCCTCCCGCCACCCCGACCCACCCCAACTCCTCCGCCGAATTCGCCGATTCTGCCGACCTGGGGTCTGGTGCGGGCGGGGAAGAGCCCGCCCGCACGCTCAAGCGGCCCCGCCTCGTGTGGACCCCGCAGCTCCACAAGCGCTTTGTGGACGCCGTGGCACACTTGGGGATCAAGAACGCCGTCCCCAAGACCATAATGCAGCTCATGAGCGTGGACGGCCTCACCCGGGAGAATGTTGCCAGCCATTTGCAGAAGTACCGTCTCTATCTCAAGCGTATGCAGGGCTTGTCCGGCGGAGGCAGCGGCGGCGGCGGAGGCGGAGGCGGAGGATTGGCAGCCTCCGCAGACCCCGCCACCGATCATTTGTTTGCAAGCTCGCCGGTTCCGGCTCATTTCCTGCACCCGCATCCCGGGGGAAGGCCCAATTCGGAGCATTTCATGCCCTTCGTGCCGGTGGCTCTGCAGCAGCACCAtcaccagcagcagcagcagcagcagcagatgGCTGCGGCTGCGGCTGCGGCGGTGGCAGCCCATCCCCAGTATCACAGGCAGGTGGGGCATTTTGGGTCCCCACCAAATGGCCAATTTGAGCATCCATTCTTGGCAAGGCAGTCGTCACAGCCAGTTCATAGGATGGGGGCGCCACTGCATAATCCAGTGCCAGGAAGCTATGTAGAGGACTTGGAATCAGCTAATGCAACTGGTGGCAGGAAAGTTCTTACTCTGTTTCCAACCGGGGAGGATTGA
- the LOC18770707 gene encoding uncharacterized protein LOC18770707, producing MVGWQRNLQSLISHIGKRVSAANFSSSSSHFQRLWRPSPQTIARPLYHCFQHLGISSSRNLLADSSVESPLQSTVAPVSASDGERNEEHNQKPLSKPSQVQFVLKGIKMSSNKVNLVAKLIRGMRVEDALLQLQVTDKQAVKTVYQALHSARAEATYNHGLDPERLLVAGAFVGKGFLGFHKNRLYYHGKSNNGTKVRPNNYQLMVTLREITPEEEGEIARQRANNFLYLTKRLRLTKKENKFVPRQLIRNHKGKVSSSQRSGMTS from the exons ATGGTGGGTTGGCAGAGGAATCTGCAGTCCCTAATCAGTCATATTGGTAAACGAGTATCTGCTGcaaacttttcttcttcttcttctcattttcAGAGACTCTGGAGACCATCTCCTCAAACCATTGCAAGGCCTCTTTATCACTGCTTTCAGCACTTG GGGATTTCCAGTTCAAGGAACTTGCTTGCAGATTCGTCTGTCGAATCACCTCTTCAATCTACGGTGGCTCCTGTCTCTGCATCAGATGGTGAAAGGAATGAAGAACACAACCAGAAACCGCTCTCTAAACCTTCACAAGTTCAATTTGTCTTAAAGGGCATAAAAATG AGCTCTAATAAGGTCAACTTGGTTGCTAAACTGATTCGTGGTATGCGTGTTGAAGATGCATTGTTGCAACTGCAAGTGACAGACAAGCAAGCTGTAAAAACTGTGTATCAG GCTCTTCACTCCGCCCGAGCAGAAGCAACATATAATCATGGGTTGGATCCAGAACGTCTCCTTGTTG CTGGGGCATTTGTTGGAAAGGGATTCTTGGGATTCCACAAGAACAGACTTTACTACCATGGTAAAAGCAACAATGGAACTAAAGTGAGACCAAACAACTACCAATTGATGGTGACGCTGAGGGAGATTACTCCTGAAGAGGAGGGGGAGATAGCCAGGCAGAGAGCCAACAATTTTCTCTATCTCACTAAGCGCCTCCGGCTCACtaagaaggaaaataagttTGTTCCTCGCCAGCTTATCAGAAACCACAAAGGCAAAGTCAGTAGTAGTCAGCGAAGTGGTATGACTTCGTGA